From the Chloroflexus aurantiacus J-10-fl genome, one window contains:
- a CDS encoding ABC transporter ATP-binding protein, which produces MLTLNNIEVIYNDVVLVLKGLSLEVPEGRIVALLGSNGAGKSTTLKAISGLLKPENGEVTDGEILFQGQPIHKKDAAEIVRMGIFQVMEGRRVFEHLTVEENLRAGAYTQSFRRFAGDLALVYEYFPRLKERRNQIAGFLSGGEQQMLAIGRALMAHPKLIMLDEPSLGLAPLLVAEIFEIIRRINREQGTTILLVEQNARLALEAAHHAYIMENGRIVLDGSPDDLKDNADVREFYLGLNEIGSRKSYRDVKHYKRRKRWLS; this is translated from the coding sequence ATGCTGACACTCAACAATATTGAAGTTATCTATAACGATGTGGTGCTGGTGCTGAAGGGGTTGTCGCTGGAAGTGCCGGAAGGGCGCATTGTGGCGCTGCTCGGCTCAAACGGTGCCGGCAAAAGTACAACCCTCAAAGCTATTTCGGGGCTGCTCAAGCCGGAAAACGGTGAAGTGACCGACGGCGAGATTTTGTTTCAGGGCCAGCCGATCCACAAAAAAGATGCTGCCGAGATCGTGCGGATGGGCATCTTTCAGGTGATGGAGGGACGGCGCGTCTTCGAGCATTTGACGGTCGAAGAGAATCTCCGTGCCGGCGCCTACACCCAATCATTTCGCCGCTTCGCCGGTGATCTGGCGCTGGTGTATGAATACTTTCCACGCCTGAAAGAGCGTCGCAACCAGATCGCTGGATTTCTCAGCGGTGGTGAGCAGCAGATGCTGGCGATTGGGCGGGCGCTCATGGCGCATCCCAAACTGATTATGCTCGATGAACCGTCGCTCGGCCTGGCGCCACTGCTGGTCGCCGAAATCTTCGAGATCATCCGCCGTATCAACCGCGAGCAGGGAACAACGATTCTGTTGGTTGAACAAAATGCGCGACTGGCGCTGGAAGCTGCCCATCACGCCTATATTATGGAGAACGGGCGGATTGTGCTTGATGGATCGCCAGACGATTTGAAAGATAACGCCGATGTGCGCGAATTTTATCTTGGCTTAAACGAGATTGGTAGTCGCAAGAGTTATCGTGACGTCAAACACTACAAGCGCCGCAAGCGCTGGCTCTCCTGA